One genomic window of Fusarium verticillioides 7600 chromosome 2, whole genome shotgun sequence includes the following:
- a CDS encoding adenylate kinase, whose protein sequence is MNLNKAARVILFGAPGVGKGTQSERLLARFPQLNQISTGDLLRRNVKERTPLGIKVENTMKAGGLVADDLILRLISNEFFTRGWLAKNGGPNVMTLNSEATAMEASFNSAASDPFINAPFLDGHRPSKASNDPSASFILDGFPRTASQVGPLDKLIPINLVVSLKTPVSVILERILGRWVHEPSGRVYNTSFNAPRVPGIDDVTGERLIQRPDDSEEVYRARYKKFQETSEPVLNHYAQKGVLVEIEGMSSDEITPKLFAEFEKRFVH, encoded by the exons ATGAACCTGAACAAGGCCGCTCGCGTCATCCTCTTCGGTGCACCTGGCGTTGGTAAAGGGACTCAGAGCGAGCGATTGCTCGCTCGCTTTCCTCAGCTCAATCAGATTAGTACCGGTGATCTCTTGCGTCGAAATGTCAAGGAGAGGACACCCCTCG GCATCAAGGTCGAGAATACGATGAAGGCGGGCGGActtgttgctgatgatctTATCCTGCGACTTATTTCCAACGAATTCTTCACTCGGGGATGGCTCGCCAAGAATGGAGGTCCGAATGTCATGACGCTTAATTCTGAAGCGACGGCGATGGAGGCTTCTTTCAACAGCGCTGCTTCTGATCCGTTCATCAATGCTCCGTTCCTCGACGGCCACCGTCCTTCCAAGGCATCCAACGACCCCTCCGCTTCGttcatcctcgatggcttcccacgaacagcttctcaagtagGCCctctcgacaagctcatcccGATCAATCTCGTCGTCTCTCTCAAGACCCCCGTATCCGTTATTCTCGAGCGAATCCTCGGACGCTGGGTCCACGAGCCTTCCGGTCGAGTCTacaacaccagcttcaatgCGCCCCGAGTCCCTGGAATCGACGACGTGACCGGCGAGCGATTGATCCAGCGCCCTGATGATTCCGAGGAAGTTTACAGAGCACGATACAAGAAGTTCCAAGAGACCAGCGAGCCTGTTCTGAACCACTACGCCCAGAAGGGCGTGCTCGTCGAGATTGAGGGCATGAGCAGCGATGAAATCACCCCAAAGCTATTTGCAGAGTTCGAGAAGCGCTTCGTCCATTGA
- a CDS encoding CDK-activating kinase assembly factor MAT1, which produces MSRAGVSIRHATDLNAPPPPDQDETCPVCKTTRYFNRDMEFRINPECYHRMCKTCVERIFKDGPNQCPYAGCHKTLRLRGFKTAFFADLAVEREVDIRRRVAAVFNKVEEDFETLDAYNEYLERVEVLTCDLVYGTDEQRRKAEAELGEWEVKHKADIERNRRLARETADARQRRIAAEEEEARQRRLREHQEELEEKANAKRFREEMLDSLQSAETGRATEAMDKIMLKKRGHNKRDAALGAAGSSGLSIRGLREKKTAVVENKPYDPYGGVRVMPERVDLSPEKLALYSNEWVEETRTKPKFKAGGYSPDEYLTRALFEAFSGLGVFVDEEKVEKSVATAGAKEAAMTGDTGGRMDVDDPF; this is translated from the coding sequence ATGTCTCGCGCAGGCGTCTCAATACGCCACGCCACAGATCTCAACGCGCCTCCACCGCCAGACCAAGACGAGACATGTCCCGTGTGCAAGACAACACGCTACTTCAACCGTGACATGGAATTCCGCATCAACCCAGAGTGCTACCACCGCATGTGCAAGACCTGCGTCGAGCGAATCTTCAAAGACGGCCCCAACCAATGTCCCTACGCCGGCTGCCACAAAACCCTTCGGCTTCGCGGTTTCAAGACTGCTTTCTTCGCGGATCTTGCTGTGGAGCGGGAAGTCGATATCCGGAGACGGGTGGCGGCGGTGTTTAataaggttgaggaggacTTTGAGACGCTGGATGCTTATAATGAGTACCTGGAGAGGGTGGAGGTTTTGACATGTGATCTCGTCTATGGCACCGATGagcagaggaggaaggcTGAGGCGGAACTTGGGGAGTGGGAGGTGAAGCACAAGGCGGATATTGAGCGCAACAGACGTCTTGCGCGTGAAACAGCCGATGCTCGTCAACGTCGTATCgcagcagaggaggaagaagctcgacaGCGACGATTACGtgaacatcaagaagaactcgAAGAAAAGGCCAACGCCAAGCGCTTCCGTGAAGAAATGCTCGACTCGCTACAAAGCGCAGAAACGGGCCGTGCCACTGAAGCGATGGACAAGATCATGCTCAAGAAACGAGGACACAACAAGCGAGACGCAGCACTCGGCGCCGCAGGAAGCAGCGGTCTCTCTATCAGAGGGCTGCGCGAGAAAAAGACAGCCGTGGTGGAGAACAAGCCGTACGATCCGTACGGCGGCGTGCGCGTCATGCCAGAGCGCGTGGACCTTTCGCCGGAGAAACTAGCGCTGTATAGCAACGAGTGGGTCGAGGAGACAAGGACGAAGCCCAAGTTCAAGGCTGGAGGGTACAGTCCTGATGAGTACCTCACTCGCGCTTTGTTCGAGGCTTTTTCAGGGCTGGGTGtgtttgtggatgaggagaaggttgagaagagtgtTGCTACAGCGGGCGCGAAAGAAGCTGCTATGACGGGAGATACGGGGGGTAGAATGGACGTCGATGATCCGTTCTAG